The Salvelinus sp. IW2-2015 linkage group LG8, ASM291031v2, whole genome shotgun sequence genome window below encodes:
- the prepl gene encoding prolyl endopeptidase-like — protein sequence MCSMTSLQSWLSPLIRGSKCNQVWSLFTCKPRGLIYLTDARRFTIVKDPSSSTVEFNSHNKKYRSLERSFKRRLRAIYQRFSGCPDNTTIQGRNHVYFMEGDGIYRMDTRQGDPEPEKVLCLDSVGKGDWSLQRLRLSPSEHALAATVKTPHREEARCVLVKLGDREPTLDTPQPLLTIDKVFSVEWATDDILFYSSQQKLQCHHVFRLDLTATGTRSALVYQEQQPDVFVEVSLSRDRRLVLVNCSSKRSSEVWLIDSAKPLMEPTLVQARLPELLYHVEHSHGQLYILANTGPGQEYQVLRAPLSSPSIKHWVPVCSPGPGTAVKDMEVLQDHCVLATRDPLGLLALQVFPLSQPATTSTLQLPPWACAIETKRAGLTDSGWLEFLLSSPVHPPVLYRYSPREYRLLLQEDTEEHRTPQEYQTTRLEAPSQDGTMVPLTLFHIPKLEDLRGAPLLVHVYGAYGMDLNMDFSPDRRLLLEDGWALAYCHVRGGGERGLGWHRQGRMEGKLRGVEDLAACIHRLYDLGVSRPSLTALTARSAGAVLVGALCNLHPQLIRAVTLQAPFLDVLGTMQEPSLPLTLEERGEWGDPMSDPCQRDTIASYCPCHNITPQHYPSMLLTAYIEDNRVPVAGVHKYEERLQEAIHTHLNGHPVSESESTPSVILDLQPGADHFGPGDFELSLTESARQLAFLHTELGLNQQKTHNRRK from the exons ATGTGTTCCATGACCAGTCTGCAATCGTGGCTCAGTCCTCTGATTCGGGGAAGTAAATGTAATCAAGTCTGGAGCCTTTTCACCTGCAAACCTAGAGGATTGATCTACCTAACGGATGCACGTCGTTTCACAATAGTAAAG GACCCTTCCAGCTCCACTGTGGAATTCAACTCTCATAATAAGAAATACAGAAGTCTGGAGAGGTCTTTCAAGAGAAGGTTAAGGGCCATATACCAGAGGTTCTCCGGATGCCCAGACAATACAACG ATCCAGGGGCGTAACCACGTGTACTTCATGGAGGGGGATGGCATCTATAGAATGGACACCAGGCAGG GTGACCCAGAGCCAGAAAAGGTGTTGTGTCTGGACTCCGTGGGGAAGGGAGATTGGAGCCTCCAGAGGTTGCGTCTCTCCCCCAGTGAGCATGCCCTGGCAGCCACAGTGAAGACCCCCCACAGAGAGGAGGCCAGGTGTGTCCTGGTCAAGCTAGGAGACAGAGAACCTACCCTGGACACACCTCAACCTCTACTCACCATTGACAAGGTTTTCAGCGTCG agtgggCTACAGATGACATCCTATTCTACAGCAGTCAGCAGAAACTCCAGTGTCACCATGTGTTCCGTCTGGACCTGACTGCCACTGGGACCAGAAGCGCCCTGGTGTACCAGGAACAGCAGCCTGA TGTGTTTGTTGAGGTGAGTCTCTCCAGAGACAGGAGGCTGGTGCTTGTTAACTGCAGCAGTAAGAGGAGCTCTGAGGTGTGGCTGATTGACAGCGCCAAGCCCCTTATGGAGCCCACCCTGGTCCAGGCCCGCCTCCCTGAGCTGCTGTACCATGTAGAGCACTCCCACGGCCAGCTGTACATCCTGGCCAACACTGGACCTGGACAAGAGTACCAG GTGTTGAGGGcacctctctcatccccctccatTAAACACTGGGTCCCAGTGTGTAGCCCTGGTCCTGGGACAGCTGTGAAGGACATGGAGGTGCTCCAGGACCACTGTGTGTTGGCCACCAGGGATCCCTTAGGCCTGCTAGCACTCCAGGTGTTCCCACTATCTCAGCCAGCAACCACATCCACCCTGCAG CTGCCACCGTGGGCCTGTGCCATAGAGACCAAGAGGGCTGGGCTAACAGACAGTGGCTGGTTGGAGTTCCTCCTGTCGTCTCCAGTCCACCCCCCTGTCCTGTACCGCTACTCCCCCAGGGAGTACAGGCTCCTCTTACAGGAggacacagaggaacacagaACCCCCCAGGAGTATCAAACCACCCGACTAGAGGCCCCCAGCCAG GACGGTACCATGGTGCCACTGACTCTCTTCCACATACCTAAGTTGGAGGACCTGAGGGGTGCTCCATTGCTGGTGCATGTGTATGGGGCCTATGGCATGGACCTTAACATGGACTTCAGCCCAGACAGAAGACTGCTGCTTGAGGATGGCTGGGCTCTGGCCTACTGCCATGTCAG GGGTGGAGGTGAGCGTGGCCTGGGCTGGCATAGACAGGGTCGTATGGAGGGCAAACTGAGAGGAGTGGAGGACCTGGCTGCCTGTATCCACAGGCTCTATGACCTGGGGGTGTCGAGACCGTCTCTGACCGCCCTCACCGCTCGCAGCGCCGGGGCCGTACTGGTGGGGGCGCTCTGCAACCTACACCCCCAACTCATACGAGCTGTCACACTACAG GCACCTTTCCTTGATGTGCTGGGCACTATGCAGGAGCCCAGTCTGCCCCTGAcgctggaggagaggggggaatggGGGGATCCCATGTCAGACCCCTGCCAAAGGGACACTATCGCCTCCTACTGCCCCTGTCATAACATTACACCTCAG CACTACCCCTCCATGCTGCTCACAGCCTACATAGAAGACAACAGAGTGCCTGTAGCCGGAGTACACAAGTACGAGGAGAGACTTCAGGAAGCAATTCACACACACCTCAATGGCCACCCTGTATCTG AATCTGAGTCCACACCCAGTGTCATTCTGGACCTTCAACCGGGAGCAGACCACTTTGGCCCAGGGGACTTTGAACTGTCTCTGACTGAG AGTGCTCGACAGCTGGCCTTTCTCCACACAGAGCTGGGCCTGAACCAGCAGAAGACCCACAACAGGCGGAAGTAG
- the slc3a1 gene encoding amino acid transporter heavy chain SLC3A1, with protein MITRSQLLSTKDLEVDRHMFLDMSSGTTNGSRMELGECIRNTGFHEDDEAEDAVGGDEENRTSTVRMSPGKEEDTYTQIKPYAGMPKEVLLLYSVQARYRLPREILFWLTIVCTLALVALTITVIVISPRCLSWWQSSPVYQIYPRSFKDSDSDGIGDLKGILDKLDHFQYLNIKAIWISPFYKSPMKDFGYDVEDFRDIDPLFGSMQDFDELLAAMHDKGLKLIMDFIPNHTSDTHQWFNLSSSGHAQYKDYYIWANCNTTHAPNNWVSVFGNSSWTYVEERQQCYYHQFLKEQPDLNFRNPHVRREMTEIVRFWLEKGVDGFRMDAVKHILEAKHLRDEPQVDPQQDPDTIDTEFELHHDYTTTQLGLHDILQAWRGEMDVYSREPGRYRFMVAESYDYEETDKTMMYYGTPYVKESDFPFNFYLMDLPTNLTGTGAQGLVNLWMANMPVGKWPNWVVGNHDKPRISSSVGQEYIKVINMLLLTLPGTPTTYYGEEIGMVNINVTIDEIQDPFGKFNPNASRDPQRSPMQWSDGSNAGFSDANHTWLPLHPHHTTVNVEAQQKDSGSVLSQYRALSLLRQAQLPLHRGWMCYIWSDADVFAFLREIDGLDKAFLVVLNFGADSVINLSAITELPEQLTLHMSTKQENYGMPVIKSKISTARGEGLLLEYSTHMRFNPGHASQCFVSEKACYLGVLDILYKC; from the exons ATGATTACAAGGAGTCAGTTGCTCTCAACAAAGGATTTAGAAGTAGACAGGCACATGTTCCTAGACATGAGCTCCGGTACAACCAACGGCAGCCGTATGGAACTGGGGGAGTGCATCCGAAACACGGGCTTCCATGAGGATGACGAGGCAGAGGATGCTGTTGGTGGAGACGAAGAAAACAGGACTTCGACGGTCAGGATGTCCCCGGGCAAAGAGGAGGATACTTATACCCAAATCAAACCTTACGCGGGCATGCCTAAAGAGGTCCTGCTTTTATATTCAGTCCAAGCTCGCTACCGACTGCCCCGGGAGATCCTGTTCTGGCTGACCATTGTGTGCACCTTGGCGCTGGTCGCACTGACCATCACGGTGATCGTTATATCGCCCCGTTGCCTCAGCTGGTGGCAGTCCTCTCCTGTGTACCAGATATACCCACGTTCCTTCAAGGACTCAGACAGCGATGGTATCGGAGACCTCAAAG GCATCTTGGATAAACTGGATCACTTTCAGTACCTGAACATCAAGGCCATCTGGATCAGTCCGTTCTACAAGTCTCCCATGAAGGACTTTGGCTATGATGTGGAAGACTTTAGAGACATCGATCCACTCTTTGGCTCCATGCAAGACTTTGATGAACTCCTCGCTGCCATGCATGACAAAG GGTTGAAGTTGATCATGGATTTTATCCCTAACCATACCAGTGACACGCACCAGTGGTTCAACCTCAGCAGTAGTGGACATGCACAGTACAAAGACTACTATATCTGGGCCAACTGCAATACTACCCACGCCCCCAACAACTGG GTGAGTGTGTTTGGGAACTCCTCCTGGACGTATGTTGAGGAGAGGCAGCAGTGTTACTACCACCAGTTCCTCAAGGAGCAACCCGACCTCAACTTCCGCAACCCACATGTTCGGAGAGAGATGACT gaGATCGTTCGTTTCTGGCTGGAGAAGGGAGTGGATGGGTTCCGTATGGATGCTGTGAAGCACATCCTAGAGGCCAAGCATCTGAGGGATGAGCCCCAAGTGGACCCACAACAAGATCCT GATACAATTGACACAGAGTTTGAGCTCCACCATGACTACACCACCACCCAGTTAGGGCTGCATGATATCCTGCAGGCCTGGAGGGGAGAAATGGACGTCTACAGTAGAGAGCCAGGCCGATATAG GTTTATGGTAGCTGAGTCCTATGACTATGAGGAGACTGACAAGACCATGATGTACTATGGGACACCCTATGTTAAAGAGAGCGACTTCCCTTTCAACTTCTATCTGATGGACCTGCCAACTAATCTGACTGGAACTGGGGCTCAAGGCCTGGTCAATCTGTGGATGGCCAACATGCCAGTGGGGAAATGGCCAAACTGGGTG GTTGGGAACCACGATAAACCTCGTATCTCCTCCAGTGTTGGCCAGGAGTACATTAAAGTGATCAACATGCTACTGCTCACCCTGCCCGGCACACCCACCACTTACTATGGAGAGGAGATAGGCATGGTGAACATCAATGTGACCATTGACGAGATCCAGGACCCCTTTGGAAAGTTTAACCCT AATGCCAGTCGTGACCCTCAGAGGTCCCCCATGCAGTGGAGTGATGGGTCGAATGCTGGTTTCAGTGATGCCAATCATACCTGGCTGCCTTtgcacccacaccacacaacagttAATGTGGAG GCTCAACAGAAAGACAGCGGGTCAGTTCTGTCTCAGTACCGGGCCCTGAGTCTCCTGCGACAGGCCCAGCTGCCTCTCCATCGGGGTTGGATGTGCTACATCTGGAGCGACGCGGATGTCTTTGCCTTTCTGAGGGAGATAGACGGCCTGGACAAGGCCTTCCTCGTGGTGCTCAACTTTGGAGCAGACTCTGTTATAAACCTCTCGGCCATAACAGAGCTGCCGGAGCAGCTAACACTTCATATGAGCACCAAGCAGGAAAACTATGGGATGCCGGTGATTAAATCTAAAATTTCCACGGCGCGAGGGGAGGGGCTGCTACTTGAGTACTCCACCCACATGCGGTTCAACCCTGGCCACGCCTCCCAGTGTTTTGTCTCAGAGAAGGCCTGCTACCTGGGAGTCTTGGACATTCTGTATAAGTGCTGA